One genomic segment of Longimicrobiaceae bacterium includes these proteins:
- a CDS encoding efflux RND transporter periplasmic adaptor subunit, which translates to MNKRGKMIGATIAALAIVGLAGVGIASQRESAIEVRTETVQRRDLVSVVTASGVIQPKRKVDISADVSGRVVELAVVEGQVVERGDLLLRIDPTTFEAAVRRAEAMVAQARAQEAQARANLLQATSAAERAERLASGDRLISEQELEQARTQQRVAEAQYEAARYGVLQATASLNEAQEALRKTTIVSPMTGRVTRLNIEEGETAIVGTMNNPGSLLLTVADLGEMEASVKVDETDVPHISIGDSAVVRIDAFPNKTFSGKVTQIANSAIQGQGAMSGAATTQQNQSVDFEVVITLDNPPESLRPDLSATAEIITETRQMALSVPIISVTVRDPDGKKFNVAEDAAAAPSGAAAGPAQREREVEGVFVLDGGTAKWVPIEIGIAGNQYFEVLDGLTGGEVVIAGPYAAVRDLEAGAAVRTTTPPPPAKTTQEET; encoded by the coding sequence ATGAACAAACGCGGCAAGATGATCGGGGCCACGATCGCAGCTCTGGCGATCGTCGGCCTCGCCGGAGTGGGGATCGCGTCGCAGCGCGAATCGGCCATCGAGGTCCGTACCGAAACGGTGCAGCGACGCGACCTGGTCTCGGTGGTCACCGCCAGCGGAGTGATCCAGCCCAAGCGCAAGGTGGACATCTCCGCCGACGTGTCGGGCCGCGTTGTCGAGCTTGCGGTGGTGGAAGGACAGGTGGTGGAGCGGGGCGACCTCCTGCTCCGGATCGATCCCACGACTTTCGAGGCGGCGGTACGGAGGGCGGAGGCGATGGTCGCCCAGGCGCGGGCACAGGAGGCCCAGGCGCGCGCGAACCTGCTGCAGGCCACCAGCGCGGCGGAGCGGGCGGAGCGGCTTGCCAGTGGCGATCGACTGATCTCGGAGCAGGAACTGGAGCAGGCCCGAACGCAGCAGCGAGTGGCCGAAGCCCAGTACGAGGCGGCTCGCTACGGGGTCCTGCAGGCCACCGCCTCGCTGAACGAGGCACAGGAGGCGTTGCGGAAGACGACCATCGTCTCGCCCATGACCGGTCGGGTCACGCGCCTGAACATCGAGGAGGGTGAGACGGCCATCGTCGGCACCATGAACAACCCGGGCTCGCTGCTCCTGACCGTGGCCGACCTGGGAGAGATGGAGGCCTCGGTAAAGGTGGACGAGACCGATGTGCCGCACATCTCCATCGGAGATAGCGCCGTCGTCCGCATCGATGCCTTCCCGAACAAGACCTTCTCCGGGAAAGTGACCCAGATCGCCAACAGCGCCATTCAGGGGCAGGGTGCGATGTCGGGTGCGGCGACGACCCAGCAGAATCAGTCGGTCGACTTCGAGGTGGTGATCACACTCGACAATCCTCCCGAGTCGCTCCGACCGGATCTCTCGGCCACCGCGGAGATCATCACTGAAACCCGCCAGATGGCGCTTTCGGTGCCGATCATCTCCGTGACCGTACGGGATCCTGACGGCAAGAAGTTCAACGTCGCCGAGGACGCTGCCGCGGCCCCGAGCGGCGCCGCCGCTGGGCCCGCCCAGCGCGAGAGAGAGGTCGAGGGAGTATTCGTTCTCGACGGCGGCACCGCCAAGTGGGTGCCCATCGAGATCGGAATCGCGGGGAACCAATACTTCGAGGTCCTGGACGGGCTGACAGGCGGCGAGGTGGTGATCGCCGGGCCCTATGCGGCGGTGCGCGACCTCGAGGCCGGCGCGGCGGTGCGGACCACCACTCCCCCGCCGCCCGCCAAGACCACGCAGGAGGAAACGTGA
- the bshB1 gene encoding bacillithiol biosynthesis deacetylase BshB1, with amino-acid sequence MTETTGEPLAPEVDLLAIAAHRDDIELLCGGTLARAAAQGYRTGILDLTRGEMGTAGDADLRGQEAEAAARVLGLTARRNAGFPDAALENTPETRLHVARFIRSFRPRVVIIPFMNGRHPDHRVASQLAYDACFLAGLGKLPVPEPVHRPTKILYTLTYREEAIKPTFVVDISDHIETKLAAIRCYSSQFDGKTWAGEVFPGGDRPLYEQVRIHAARYGSLIRTEYGEPFYTAETMAVDDVVQLGVRSL; translated from the coding sequence ATGACGGAAACCACCGGTGAGCCGCTGGCGCCTGAAGTAGACTTGCTGGCGATCGCCGCCCATCGCGACGACATAGAGTTGCTGTGCGGAGGCACGCTCGCGCGCGCCGCCGCCCAGGGATACCGAACCGGCATTCTCGATCTCACCCGCGGAGAGATGGGGACGGCTGGTGACGCCGACCTTCGCGGCCAGGAGGCAGAGGCTGCCGCGCGGGTGCTGGGCCTGACGGCTCGCCGCAACGCGGGCTTCCCCGACGCCGCGCTGGAGAACACCCCCGAGACCCGGCTTCACGTGGCGCGCTTCATCCGCAGCTTTCGGCCGCGCGTGGTGATCATCCCGTTCATGAACGGGCGTCATCCCGACCACCGCGTTGCCTCCCAGCTCGCGTACGACGCCTGTTTTCTCGCCGGGCTGGGGAAGCTGCCTGTCCCCGAGCCGGTTCACCGCCCCACCAAAATCCTGTACACGCTCACCTACCGCGAGGAGGCGATCAAACCCACGTTCGTCGTGGACATCAGCGACCACATCGAGACGAAGCTGGCGGCGATCCGCTGCTATTCCTCGCAGTTCGACGGGAAGACGTGGGCGGGAGAGGTGTTCCCCGGCGGGGACAGGCCGCTGTACGAGCAGGTGCGGATCCACGCCGCACGCTACGGCTCGTTGATCCGCACCGAATACGGCGAGCCCTTCTACACCGCCGAGACCATGGCGGTAGACGACGTGGTTCAGCTCGGCGTGCGAAGCCTGTAG
- a CDS encoding ABC transporter ATP-binding protein yields the protein MNGRSVTNSPRGSTDAVIVTRNLQKNYVLGAETVRALRGVDLTINRNEYVAIMGPSGSGKSTLMNLIGCLDTPTAGEYILNGHAVSGLSDDELARIRNREIGFVFQTFNLLPRSSALENVELPLVYAGVPKSERKERAAEALRAVELSDRMGHRPNELSGGQRQRVAIARALVTRPSIILADEPTGNLDSHTSEEIMTLFGRLHAEGQTIIMVTHEMDIAAHAERLVTLRDGVIESDTPQEPRGSVGNLALSEA from the coding sequence GTGAACGGTCGCAGTGTGACGAACTCGCCTCGCGGGTCGACCGACGCAGTCATCGTAACCCGCAACCTGCAGAAGAACTACGTGCTCGGTGCCGAAACGGTCCGCGCGCTACGCGGCGTGGATCTGACCATCAATCGGAACGAGTACGTGGCGATCATGGGGCCGTCGGGATCGGGCAAATCCACGCTGATGAACCTGATCGGCTGTCTCGACACCCCGACCGCCGGTGAGTACATCCTGAACGGACATGCGGTGAGCGGGTTGTCGGACGATGAGCTGGCGCGCATCCGAAACCGCGAGATCGGCTTCGTCTTCCAGACCTTCAACCTGCTCCCTCGCTCCTCCGCGCTCGAGAACGTGGAGCTACCGCTGGTCTATGCGGGCGTGCCGAAGAGCGAGCGTAAGGAGCGGGCGGCCGAGGCGCTCAGGGCGGTGGAGCTGTCCGATCGCATGGGCCATCGTCCCAACGAGTTGTCCGGTGGTCAGAGGCAGCGGGTGGCGATTGCACGGGCGCTCGTGACGCGGCCGTCGATCATCCTGGCGGACGAGCCCACCGGAAACCTGGACAGCCACACGTCTGAGGAGATCATGACGCTGTTCGGCCGCCTCCACGCGGAAGGGCAGACGATCATCATGGTCACTCACGAGATGGACATCGCCGCGCATGCCGAGCGGCTGGTGACGCTGCGGGACGGCGTGATCGAGAGCGACACCCCACAGGAGCCCCGTGGAAGCGTAGGCAATCTGGCACTCTCCGAGGCCTGA
- a CDS encoding ABC transporter permease gives MNFEAVREGVGIALDALRSNKVRAFLTILGIVIGVATVMAMAAVVTGLRSGIMSEIEALGPNNFIVDRYDGTVIQVNDGSQPPPWQGKPPITLEEQRLIAALPSVQTVAAAVSASADLRWRTENVPGVNIRGQSSEWPDYTQGEFIAGRNFTPTEEDRASSVVVLTEDLAESLFEGINPIGQDVRLSGELFRVVGVYRPRPNIFSGNAEVWAVVPPTVAVKRLNANDEWLSLLVVPKAGYTQEQAMDEVTVALRTARGLRPADENNFALIRQEAISNMVGRFTGIFALVMLVLSSIGLMVGGVGVVAIMMISVTERTREIGVRKALGATRTEILWQFLVEAMTVTVIGGLIGMMIGGGGALLLSALTPLPASVPLWSIAAALAVSAVTGIGFGLYPANKAARLDPVDALRYE, from the coding sequence ATGAACTTCGAAGCCGTCCGGGAAGGAGTGGGAATCGCCCTCGACGCCTTGCGATCCAACAAGGTGCGGGCGTTCCTCACCATTCTCGGGATCGTGATCGGCGTTGCGACGGTGATGGCTATGGCGGCCGTGGTGACCGGTCTTCGCTCGGGGATCATGAGCGAGATCGAGGCGCTGGGGCCGAACAACTTCATCGTCGACCGCTACGACGGCACGGTGATCCAGGTGAACGACGGCTCCCAGCCGCCACCCTGGCAGGGAAAGCCGCCGATCACCCTCGAGGAGCAGCGCTTGATCGCCGCCCTCCCGTCGGTCCAGACGGTGGCGGCGGCGGTGAGCGCCTCCGCCGATCTGCGCTGGCGAACAGAAAACGTCCCCGGGGTGAACATTCGTGGACAGAGCAGCGAGTGGCCCGATTACACCCAGGGGGAGTTCATCGCCGGGCGCAACTTCACCCCCACCGAGGAGGATCGGGCCAGCTCGGTCGTGGTGCTCACCGAAGACCTCGCGGAATCACTCTTTGAGGGAATCAATCCGATCGGCCAGGACGTGCGGCTGAGCGGCGAGCTGTTCCGCGTCGTCGGAGTCTACCGGCCGCGCCCCAACATCTTCTCCGGCAACGCCGAGGTCTGGGCTGTCGTACCGCCCACGGTCGCGGTCAAACGGCTCAATGCGAACGACGAGTGGCTCAGCTTGCTGGTGGTGCCGAAGGCCGGGTACACCCAGGAGCAGGCGATGGACGAGGTGACCGTCGCTCTGCGAACCGCGCGCGGCCTCCGGCCGGCGGACGAGAACAACTTCGCTCTGATCCGCCAGGAAGCGATCAGCAACATGGTGGGCCGCTTCACCGGGATCTTCGCCCTGGTGATGCTCGTCCTCTCCTCTATCGGATTGATGGTGGGAGGGGTGGGGGTGGTGGCCATCATGATGATCTCCGTGACCGAGCGGACACGGGAGATCGGCGTGCGCAAGGCGCTGGGCGCGACCCGAACGGAGATCCTCTGGCAGTTCCTGGTGGAGGCGATGACGGTGACCGTGATCGGCGGTCTTATCGGGATGATGATCGGCGGCGGTGGCGCGTTGCTGCTGTCGGCGCTGACCCCGCTCCCCGCCTCGGTGCCGCTCTGGTCCATCGCCGCGGCGCTCGCGGTGTCGGCAGTGACGGGCATCGGCTTCGGGCTTTACCCGGCGAACAAGGCAGCACGGCTCGACCCGGTGGACGCCCTCCGCTACGAGTAA
- a CDS encoding cysteine desulfurase family protein produces the protein MNSIYLDNAATTPMRREVREAMRPYFSERFGNASSLHRWGREARTALEEARERLASAIGAQPSEIVFTRGGTEADNLAILGRSRLMRGSPVVCSEIEHKAVLATARAAEGEGNPLRLLSVDSAGRVDPEALSPLLDEGPAVVSVMWVNNEIGVVQPVDELAARCAASGVVFHTDAVQALGKVPVRVDRAPIDLLSLSAHKIGGPKGVGALFIRSGVELVPLIHGGGHERGMRAGTEDVAGAVGLAVAAELAVAEQAEFAERIGALRDRLEKGLRARVPDLVLNGAAAPRAPHICNMSVPGVANEALLVSLDLEGIGASSGSACSSGAITPSHVLLALGLAPEVAAPSVRFSLGRDNTDAEIDRVIAVFPPLVERLRALAAATA, from the coding sequence ATGAACTCGATCTATCTCGACAACGCGGCAACGACTCCGATGCGGCGGGAGGTGCGGGAAGCGATGCGCCCCTACTTCTCGGAACGCTTCGGGAATGCTTCGAGCCTGCACCGCTGGGGCCGCGAGGCGCGCACGGCGCTGGAGGAGGCGCGCGAACGCCTGGCGTCCGCGATCGGGGCTCAGCCGAGCGAGATCGTGTTCACCCGGGGCGGCACCGAAGCCGACAACCTGGCAATTCTCGGCCGCTCGCGGCTGATGCGCGGAAGCCCCGTGGTCTGCTCGGAGATCGAGCACAAGGCGGTGCTCGCCACGGCTCGCGCGGCGGAGGGGGAGGGCAATCCGCTGCGATTGCTATCGGTTGACAGCGCTGGCCGTGTGGACCCGGAGGCGCTGAGCCCGCTCCTGGACGAGGGCCCCGCCGTGGTGTCGGTGATGTGGGTCAACAACGAGATCGGCGTGGTGCAGCCGGTGGACGAGCTAGCCGCGCGGTGCGCCGCGTCCGGCGTGGTGTTCCACACCGATGCGGTTCAGGCCCTCGGCAAGGTGCCGGTCCGCGTGGACCGGGCGCCCATCGACCTGCTCTCCCTGAGCGCGCACAAGATCGGCGGTCCCAAGGGTGTGGGAGCCCTGTTCATCCGCAGCGGCGTGGAGCTCGTTCCGCTGATCCACGGCGGGGGGCACGAGCGTGGGATGCGCGCCGGAACGGAGGACGTAGCGGGGGCGGTGGGTCTGGCCGTTGCCGCCGAGCTCGCCGTGGCTGAACAGGCAGAATTCGCTGAGCGGATCGGCGCCCTCCGGGATCGATTGGAGAAGGGCCTGCGAGCCCGGGTGCCGGATCTGGTGTTGAACGGTGCGGCGGCGCCGCGCGCGCCTCACATCTGCAACATGTCGGTGCCGGGCGTGGCCAACGAAGCGCTGCTCGTCTCGCTGGACCTGGAGGGAATCGGCGCTTCCTCAGGGTCCGCATGCTCTAGCGGAGCGATCACGCCCTCGCACGTCCTGCTCGCACTGGGTCTGGCACCGGAGGTCGCGGCCCCGTCGGTGCGTTTTTCCCTGGGCCGCGATAATACCGACGCGGAGATCGACCGCGTCATCGCAGTCTTCCCGCCGCTGGTCGAGCGTCTGCGCGCGCTGGCGGCGGCCACCGCCTGA
- the mnmA gene encoding tRNA 2-thiouridine(34) synthase MnmA, which yields MEKRTVLVAMSGGVDSSVAAALLVEQGHRVIGVTMKTFCYSERGGPTRTCCGLDGIMDARRVADRLGIPHYVFDVEKDFTRDVIDDFVAEYAAGRTPNPCVRCNGNTKFRDLLKRGAALGCDAIATGHYARMGATPEGEPVLLRGVDRNKDQAYFLWSLPREILPKLMFPLGELTKPQVRERARELGLSTAEKPESQEICFVPTGNYVDVLEERLPASHPALSEGNLVTPTGEVIGRHDGYARYTVGQRKGLGGGHGRRLYVLGSRPQTREVVVGSWEDLHREEISVGEMNWLSRPPARGDSVSVQIRHHSAAADAEVRSIEGDRLVVRFREPQRAAAPGQSAVVFADDVLLGGGRIAA from the coding sequence TTGGAGAAGCGGACCGTTCTGGTCGCCATGTCCGGAGGCGTCGACTCATCGGTTGCCGCCGCGCTGCTCGTTGAGCAGGGTCATCGCGTGATCGGCGTAACGATGAAGACCTTCTGCTACTCGGAGCGCGGAGGGCCGACGCGGACGTGCTGCGGGTTGGACGGCATCATGGACGCAAGGCGGGTCGCCGATCGGCTGGGGATCCCCCACTACGTCTTCGACGTGGAGAAGGACTTCACCCGGGACGTGATCGACGACTTCGTGGCCGAGTACGCGGCGGGGCGCACGCCCAACCCCTGCGTGCGCTGCAACGGGAACACGAAGTTTCGCGACCTGCTGAAGCGCGGTGCGGCCCTCGGCTGCGACGCGATCGCCACGGGACACTATGCCCGCATGGGCGCGACGCCGGAGGGGGAGCCGGTGCTCCTGCGGGGCGTGGACCGCAACAAGGACCAGGCCTACTTCCTCTGGAGCCTCCCACGGGAGATCCTGCCCAAGCTGATGTTCCCGCTGGGAGAGCTCACCAAGCCCCAGGTGCGGGAGCGCGCCCGGGAGCTCGGTCTCTCCACCGCGGAGAAGCCGGAGAGCCAGGAGATCTGCTTCGTTCCCACCGGCAACTACGTGGACGTGCTCGAGGAGCGGCTGCCCGCCAGCCACCCGGCACTGTCGGAGGGGAACCTGGTTACCCCGACCGGCGAGGTGATCGGCCGACACGATGGTTACGCCCGCTATACGGTGGGTCAGCGGAAGGGCCTCGGGGGTGGGCACGGCCGGCGCCTCTATGTGCTCGGCTCGCGGCCTCAGACCCGCGAAGTGGTGGTGGGGAGCTGGGAGGATCTGCACCGGGAGGAGATCTCGGTGGGCGAGATGAACTGGCTGTCACGCCCTCCCGCGCGCGGCGACAGCGTCTCCGTGCAGATCCGCCATCACTCCGCGGCCGCGGACGCCGAGGTCCGCAGCATCGAGGGGGATCGGCTGGTGGTGCGGTTCCGTGAGCCGCAGCGTGCAGCGGCGCCGGGCCAGTCGGCAGTGGTATTCGCGGACGACGTCCTGCTCGGCGGCGGCAGGATTGCCGCGTAG
- a CDS encoding ABC transporter permease, protein MNLLEAVGTALTMIRAHKLRAFFTVLGTMMGVTFLIAVVTLITGMDAYMKEDFAGKVYGFNSVMLRQRPSVVMNVDEETWRAWQRRPRLTFDDAEWLEERIQTPGILSVSSEGGGQIEGPDGRLLENVRIVGVSASYFRARDMDVELGRVFSENEADRGVPLVVIGQDVADKLFEGLNPLDRTIRIYGFPYRIIGVLEKQGSLFGFSLDNVVMAPAKSRVNGYLNGVNEVDEISLKVPEARLVAPATAELEGLMRQRHRLRPGEPNTFEVETAEQSLAFWTRISQYMMIALPGLVGISLVVGAVVIMNIMLVVVTERTREIGLRKSLGARRRDILAQFMVEAGTLSGMGGAIGIGIGIGLAALVEMMSPVPARVSPLSIVLGILLGVGVGLVAGVYPAYRASRLDPIVALRHE, encoded by the coding sequence ATGAACCTGCTGGAGGCCGTCGGAACGGCGCTGACGATGATTCGCGCGCACAAGCTGCGCGCCTTCTTCACCGTACTGGGCACGATGATGGGCGTCACCTTCCTCATTGCGGTGGTGACGCTCATCACCGGCATGGACGCCTACATGAAGGAGGACTTCGCCGGGAAGGTCTACGGCTTCAACAGCGTCATGCTGCGGCAACGCCCCTCCGTCGTCATGAACGTCGACGAGGAGACCTGGCGCGCCTGGCAGCGGCGGCCTCGGCTGACCTTCGACGACGCGGAGTGGCTGGAAGAACGGATCCAGACCCCGGGAATTCTCTCCGTGAGCTCGGAGGGAGGCGGGCAGATCGAGGGCCCGGATGGAAGGCTGCTCGAGAACGTGCGGATCGTCGGCGTGTCCGCCAGCTACTTCCGCGCGCGGGACATGGACGTCGAGCTGGGACGCGTCTTCTCCGAGAACGAAGCGGATCGCGGGGTCCCGCTGGTGGTGATCGGACAGGACGTCGCGGACAAGCTCTTCGAGGGTCTGAACCCTCTTGACCGAACCATCCGGATCTACGGCTTCCCCTATCGAATCATCGGGGTGCTGGAGAAACAGGGCTCCCTCTTCGGGTTCTCGCTCGACAACGTGGTGATGGCGCCGGCCAAGTCCCGCGTGAACGGCTACCTGAACGGAGTAAACGAGGTCGACGAGATCAGCCTGAAGGTGCCCGAGGCCCGCCTGGTGGCGCCCGCCACCGCCGAGTTGGAAGGGCTGATGCGCCAGCGCCACCGGCTTCGTCCCGGCGAGCCGAACACCTTCGAGGTGGAGACCGCCGAACAGAGCCTCGCCTTCTGGACCCGAATCTCGCAGTACATGATGATCGCCCTCCCGGGACTGGTAGGGATTTCGTTGGTGGTGGGGGCGGTGGTGATCATGAACATCATGCTGGTCGTGGTCACCGAGCGGACGAGGGAGATCGGCCTGCGCAAGTCTCTGGGAGCGCGGCGTCGCGACATCCTCGCCCAGTTCATGGTCGAAGCGGGGACCCTCTCCGGGATGGGCGGAGCGATCGGTATCGGCATCGGCATCGGGCTCGCGGCGCTGGTCGAGATGATGTCACCCGTGCCCGCGCGCGTCTCGCCCCTCTCCATCGTGCTGGGAATCCTGCTGGGCGTAGGGGTCGGTCTGGTCGCCGGCGTCTACCCCGCCTACCGCGCGTCGCGTCTGGATCCGATCGTGGCGCTCAGGCATGAGTGA